TACGCCCGACGTAAGGTGCGCAATAAGCCGGCCCGGTGTGGCAATAATAATGTTTACATTATTCTGGATGCCGCGGCGTTGTTGCTCGTAAGCCATACCATCACCGCCGCCAAATATAGCTATGGAGCTAACACCGGTAAAATAGGCCAGGCCTTCTACCTGCTGGTCTATCTGTTGGGCAAGCTCGCGGGTTGGCGCCAAAATAAGCACGCTGGTTTGGTGTTTGGCCGTACCGGTAATATGATTGAGGGTTGGCAATAAGTAGGCGCCGGTTTTACCGGTGCCGGTTTGGGCGCAGGCAATAAGGTCTTTTCCCTGCATAATTGCCGGGATGGCCATTTCCTGTATCGGGGTAGGGGTGGTAAAACCCATACTCTCTATGCCTTCAAATAATTGCTCGTTGAAATTAAAATCCTGAAAAGTCACTATATCTTATAAGTAAATTATGCAAGGTATGAAAATTTAATGGGATATAGAGGGTTACAGAAAATCGATTAACACAAGACAAGCGCCTGCCCTACAATTGTAATGGACAGAATACCAATGGTGGCCATATTTGAATAAATATCCAAAATCAAAAATCTCAATTCAGATATCAGGAATGTATATATCCCCTCAGCTGCTCAATAGTTTCCTGCTGACTTAAAATGGTTTCTTTTACCAAATCGTTAATAGAAATGATACCGCAAAGCTTATCTGCCATAAAAACAGGCAGGTAGCGGATGTTGCTTTCGCTCATGATGTGCATACAGGTTTCTATGGAATTTTCGGGCACAATACGGGGCAGGCCGGTGCTCATGATTTCGCGCACCAGGGTTTCGTGGGATGACTTGCCTTTCAGGATCACTTTGCGTGCGTAATCGCGCTCGGTGAGCAGACCGAGGTATTCGCCATCTTCGGTTATCACTACCGAGCCGATGTTTTTAGCGGCCATCAGTTCCAATGCTTCCAAAACAGATGTACCTGCATCAATGCTGATAGCACCGCCACCCTTACGGGCCAGTATGTTCGAAACTTTTATCATGATACTCAGGTTAAAATTAGGGATTGGCTTATAACCAAATATAACAATTCCCGATTAAAAGCAAATGGATTTTAAATTATATCTATCAACAATTTAAGGGGTTACAGATAGGTTGAACAGGTTGTAGTTAAATCGGTATCCCATTTAAAAGGGGTGATGATTTACGATGAGATATACCTAACTGAGGAAATAAAATAAGCTATTGCAACGAAATATAGATGTTTAAACGACTTTTTTACCAATGTCATTACCCCAAAGCAACCCTCAACTGTAATGCTACTGTAAAAACCGGGAGTAGTAATATGCCGTATTTACGCTCAAAAGGGCATTTTGGCCAAGCTTTACCCTGTCCTGACACAGGCCCGTTTACTCAAAAATGATTAATAATTAATATTGCG
The genomic region above belongs to Mucilaginibacter sp. KACC 22773 and contains:
- a CDS encoding CBS domain-containing protein, with the protein product MIKVSNILARKGGGAISIDAGTSVLEALELMAAKNIGSVVITEDGEYLGLLTERDYARKVILKGKSSHETLVREIMSTGLPRIVPENSIETCMHIMSESNIRYLPVFMADKLCGIISINDLVKETILSQQETIEQLRGYIHS